From Nilaparvata lugens isolate BPH chromosome 7, ASM1435652v1, whole genome shotgun sequence, one genomic window encodes:
- the LOC120352266 gene encoding uncharacterized protein LOC120352266 yields MTQPAQASQFDLMYNRWFSVQGPYEQRPLGSEHCRFTGRSCMEGNFTRRKLPGKDKDWHYNVTLRNYMYMKDTTTMRIVASTKGASGHYNSLADITRPACKWLEWIKPFVNDLSEHAGYNPKDICSYIMPGWFQITNFHVKAQSHFRISQIPIAPYGSYKFEFHLSEKDNPSCHCMRVFMDIIPDAKTILRKQSKDVIFMIMKKNIIFTNYFAILLSVRADLLDDYVGPYQRTPTVTEYCRINGNSRSCLNCNFTMRQLPNQDWLFNVTLRNYMYLKDTTNLRLIASMKGANGQYNSLAEITRPTCQLLEWIKPLINDLATHAGYNPKDICLAAVPGLAILCDPIELSQFGIK; encoded by the exons ATGACCCAACCAGCTCAAGCGTCTCAATTTGATCTCATGTACAATAGGTGGTTTTCTGTACAG GGACCCTACGAGCAAAGGCCCTTGGGGTCGGAGCATTGTCGATTTACGGGAAGAAGCTGCATGGAGGGAAATTTTACAAGACGCAAACTCCCGGGTAAAGACAAAGATTGGCACTACAACGTAACCCTGAGGAACTACATGTACATGAAAGATACAACCACT ATGCGGATAGTAGCCTCCACCAAGGGAGCGAGCGGTCATTACAACAGTTTGGCAGACATCACAAGACCAGCATGTAAATGGCTGGAATGGATCAAGCCATTTGTCAATGACCTTTCTGAACACGCTGGGTACAACCCAAAGGACATCTGTTCTTACATAATGCCG GGATGGTTCCAGATCACCAACTTCCATGTGAAAGCTCAATCTCATTTCAGAATATCGCAGATTCCGATAGCTCCTTATGGCTCTTACAAATTTGAGTTCCATTTGTCAGAGAAAGATAACCCAAGCTGCCATTGTATGCGAGTGTTCATGGATATAATTCCTGATGCCAAAACTATTCTGAGGAAGCAAAG CAAAGATGTCATATTCATGATCATGAAGAAAAACATCATCTTTACTAATTATTTTGCAATTCTACTTTCTGTTAGAGCAGATCTACTCGATGATTATGTG GGACCATATCAACGTACGCCGACGGTAACAGAGTACTGTAGAATAAATGGGAACTCTCGTAGCTGTCTCAACTGTAATTTTACTATGCGCCAGCTACCAAATCAAGATTGGCTCTTCAACGTTACATTGCGCAACTACATGTATTTGAAAGATACAACTAAT TTGCGTCTGATAGCATCTATGAAAGGAGCGAATGGTCAGTACAACAGTCTAGCAGAAATCACGAGACCAACATGTCAATTACTGGAATGGATCAAGCCATTAATCAATGACCTGGCCACTCACGCTGGCTACAACCCAAAGGACATCTGCCTTGCTGCAGTTCCG GGGCTGGCGATACTCTGCGACCCCATTGAACTGAGCCAGTTTGGAATAAAAtaa